In the Sandaracinus amylolyticus genome, CAGCTCCTCGAAGCGACAGAGCTCGTCCTCGCTGCCCAGCGGATCGCCGCGCGTGTCGAGGCACTCCGAGCTGCCCTTGTGCTGGTAGAGCTCGATCAGCGGCTCGAGGCGCGCGCGTCGCTCGGCGTCTTCGCGATCGTAGGGCGTGCCGTCGTCGCGCACCGGCACGAACATCGAGCCTGCGCCGAGGTTGCCGTTGTGCGGGATCGCGAGCACGTCGCAGGGCGCGGTGCCCTCGGGTGTCGACTGCGCGAGACAGCCCGCTTCGAGCGCGTCCCAGAGCCGCTCCGGCGTCCACGCCTCGACGTAGCTCACCGGCAGGCGCGGCACCGATCGCGTGCGGAAGAGGACGTTGCGATGGATGTTGTCGCCGCCCGCCGAGCCGGTCCATTCGTACGCGACGAAGCTCGTGAACGAGCACGCTTCGCTGCGATCGTAGACCTCCTCCGCGGCGTCGTTCATCTCCTGCCACACGTCGCCGAGCGCGCTGGTGCAGAGCGCGGGATCGCTCCCGCACACGCTCGGACGTCGCGGCGGCGCGAGCGCGAGCGATGCGGTGAGCTCGCCGTAGTGCCCGCCGCGCCCGCGCCCTTCGCGCCAGGTGTTGCAGGTGCGCGACGAGAAGCCCGGCGAGGTGGGATCGGTGCAGATCGAGATCTCGCCGAGGAACTCCGAGTGGTCGGTGATCGCCGCGAAGTCGAGCGGGCGGGCGAGCTGGAGCGTGCGCATCGGGCGGCCCTCGGCGTCGTAGGGCGGCAGGCCGATCGGGCGGCCGCGCGCGAAGTCGTACGCGTCGCGCGGCCCGGTGCGCACGTCGTACGCGGCGGCGTCGAACGAGCGCGCGGTGTGCACGTGCAGGTCGCCGAAGAGCGGGCGGCGCAGCGGGTCGCGCAGCGCGCAGGGTGCGCGCTCGTCGGGCAGCGCGATCAGCGCCGGACCGGCGTCGGGTGGGCCCGCGTCGTGCGTGGTGACGTCATCGTCGTCGCCGCACGCGGCGAGCGCGAGCACCAGCACCGTCGAGATCCATGTGCGCATCACGTCCCCAGCGCGGCGAGCCGCTCGAAGAAGAAGAACGAAGCGAGCGCGCCCATCCCGAGCGCGCACGCGAGGCGCGCGCGCTCCACGCGCACCACGAGACCGATCGCGAGCACGATCGCGACGAACCCGAGCTGACCGAGCTCCACGCCCACGTTGAAGCCGAGCAGCGCCGGCACGATCGCGTCGCGCGGCAGCCCGACCTCGGCGAGCGCGCCCGCGAACCCGAGCCCGTGCAGCAGCCCGAGCCCACCCGCCGCGATCCACGGCGCACGGCGCACGATGGATGTGTCGTCGGGCCGCGCGACCTCGCGCGCGAGGAGGACGATCGAGAGCGCGATGCACGCCTCGACCGGCGCGGCGCGCACCGTGACGACGTCGAGCGCCGCGAGCGCGAGCGTGATGCTGTGCCCGATCGTGAAGCTCGTGATCGCCGCGATCATCGCGCGTCGCGAGCGCACCACGAGCAGGAGGCCGAGCACGAAGAGCAGGTGATCGATCCCACCCGCGATGTGCTCGACGCCGAGCCGCAGGTACGTCGTGATCCCCGTGTCGCGCGCGTCGACCCGCACCTCGCGTGTCCCGTCGTCGAGCCGTGCGCGCACGATCGAGCCATCGGCGCGCTCGATGCGCACCGCGATCTGCACGCCGGTGCCCTCCATCCCCCGCACCGCGATCGTCTCGCCCGCGAGCCCGCCACACCCGAAGCGCATCGCGCGGCTCTCGCCACCCGCGATCGCCGACACGACCTCGCCGCGCGCGACGCAGCGCGGCGGCATCACCACCTCGGCGCCGGTCGTGCGCGCCTCGGTGCCCGAGAAGCGGAACGACACGTCGACCTCACCGCGCGCGTCCTCGCGCACGTCGAGCACCCCGAACGAGAGCGGATGCGCGTGCGCCGTCGACCCGACCGCGAGGATCGCGATCACGATCGCGGCTCTCACTCGACCACCACGCCGTAGCTCGCCACGATGCGCGCGATCTCCGCCTCGACGAGCGCGGCGCGTCGCTCCTCGGTCCACGCCGCGATCACACGCGCCCGCGCCTCGTCGAGCGCCGGCATCCGCGCTTCGTCGCGCGCGATCACCCGGACCAGGTGCGCGCCGTACGTGCTCGCGATCGGCCCGATCCATCCCTGCTCGGGCGTGATCGTGATGACCGCGCGCGCGAAGGCCGGGCCCATCTCCGCGGCGATCCGCGACTCGCTCGCCGGTCCGATCGCGCGCCCGCGCACGAAGGGATCGCCGCGCTCGGTCGCGCCCGCGAGCAGCGCCGCACGCGCGTCGTCCTCGGCGCGCGCGCCTCGCACGTCGCGCGCGAACAGCACGTGCTCGAGCGTCACCCGCGCCGGCGTCCGGAGCTCGTCCTCGTGCGCGCGCATCCACGCCTCGAGCGCCGCGTCGTCGGGCTCGGGCACGTGGACCGATCCCGCGAGCATCAGCTCGATCTTCTGCACCAGACGGCGCCGCACGATCGCGTCGCCGTCGTCGAGGCCCGCCGCGCGTGCCTCGCGCGAGAGCGCCTCGTCGCGCACGAAGTCGCGCACCAGTGCGTCCTCTTCGCGCGCATCGGGCGGGCGCCCGTGACGCTCCACGAAGCGCGCGCGCAGGCCCGCGACGAACGCATCGTCGATCACGATCGCGCGCGCTGGATCCTCGTCCCGCGCCAGCGCGCGATCGATCGCGAAGATCACCGCCCCCGCCGCGACGAACCACACCAAGGGCTCGCGCGCCCACCGCCGCCACCGCTCCACGGCGGCGAGACTAACCTCAAAGACTGTCGAAACATCGGCTCGCCCGCCGGTCCCTACCGTGCGCGCGCTTCGCGCGCTCCCGTCCGGGACCTGCGGGACGAGCACTCCGGCAGGGACTCAGCTCTGCGCGCGCGAGAACCGATGCGCGAGCTCGGCGTCGACCTCGTCGAAGTCGTGGAACACCCGCACCCGTCGATCCGCGCTCGCGCTCGGATGTCCCTCGGGCGCGCCGACCCACACCTCGAATTCATCCGCGAGGCTGCGCAGCTCGTCGACGCAGCGACGCGCCTCCTGGCGCTCGAGATCGCGCGCGAACCCCAGCAGCAGAACGTCCGCCCCGGCGCGCCGCACCGCACCGCGCAGCTCCGACCACGGCACGTCGGATCCCAGATGGACCGGCACCACGCCGCGCGTCGATGCGAGCACACCTGCGATCAGCGCGCCGAGCTCGTGGTGGTGCGCCTCGGCCGCCGCGGTGACGATCCGAGGCGCGCCGGCGTCGGTCGCGCCCGCGCGCAGCAAGGTCCCGAGCAGGCTCTTGGCCTGCCCCGAGATCACGTGCTCCTGCGCGATCGACATCGCGCCGTGCTGCCATCGATCGCCGACCTCGCGCAGCATCGGCGCGACGACCTCGAGCGCCAGCTCGCGCGGGCTCGTGAGCACCGCCGTGCGTGTGAGGATCTCGTCGGCGCGCCGCAGGTCGTAGCGCTCGACCGCCTCGAGGTACGACTCGATGATCGGCCACCACCGTCCGCGCCGGCTCGCGCTCTCGCTCGGCT is a window encoding:
- a CDS encoding DUF3604 domain-containing protein; this encodes MRTWISTVLVLALAACGDDDDVTTHDAGPPDAGPALIALPDERAPCALRDPLRRPLFGDLHVHTARSFDAAAYDVRTGPRDAYDFARGRPIGLPPYDAEGRPMRTLQLARPLDFAAITDHSEFLGEISICTDPTSPGFSSRTCNTWREGRGRGGHYGELTASLALAPPRRPSVCGSDPALCTSALGDVWQEMNDAAEEVYDRSEACSFTSFVAYEWTGSAGGDNIHRNVLFRTRSVPRLPVSYVEAWTPERLWDALEAGCLAQSTPEGTAPCDVLAIPHNGNLGAGSMFVPVRDDGTPYDREDAERRARLEPLIELYQHKGSSECLDTRGDPLGSEDELCRFEELHPSVCRGLPDDPEDCTESCSEGGGIGFLGGCVSGGDFARGALRTGLRERARVGANPFEVGFLGSTDTHQSLAGGVEESSFRGHLGDSEDTASEQLDVDPGVLIRGLTVSPGGLAVVWAEENSRDAIFAALRRRETYATSGTRIVVRTFAGAEIPEDACASTELAQLGYDHGVPMGGNVDPSAGTPRIVIAAQRDPMGAPLERIQIVIGTLESDGTTRERVIDVAGTELTEGPDATTCAPPAGGSDQLCAVHALTELDPTRPAFVYARVLEVPTCRWSHYVCAESGVDCATVGTDDPLAVCCGDRARHVIRERAWTSPVWWTPG
- a CDS encoding HupE/UreJ family protein, with amino-acid sequence MRAAIVIAILAVGSTAHAHPLSFGVLDVREDARGEVDVSFRFSGTEARTTGAEVVMPPRCVARGEVVSAIAGGESRAMRFGCGGLAGETIAVRGMEGTGVQIAVRIERADGSIVRARLDDGTREVRVDARDTGITTYLRLGVEHIAGGIDHLLFVLGLLLVVRSRRAMIAAITSFTIGHSITLALAALDVVTVRAAPVEACIALSIVLLAREVARPDDTSIVRRAPWIAAGGLGLLHGLGFAGALAEVGLPRDAIVPALLGFNVGVELGQLGFVAIVLAIGLVVRVERARLACALGMGALASFFFFERLAALGT
- a CDS encoding peptidyl-prolyl cis-trans isomerase, producing the protein MERWRRWAREPLVWFVAAGAVIFAIDRALARDEDPARAIVIDDAFVAGLRARFVERHGRPPDAREEDALVRDFVRDEALSREARAAGLDDGDAIVRRRLVQKIELMLAGSVHVPEPDDAALEAWMRAHEDELRTPARVTLEHVLFARDVRGARAEDDARAALLAGATERGDPFVRGRAIGPASESRIAAEMGPAFARAVITITPEQGWIGPIASTYGAHLVRVIARDEARMPALDEARARVIAAWTEERRAALVEAEIARIVASYGVVVE
- a CDS encoding MerR family transcriptional regulator, which codes for MSSRDGRRLRPVSNEDREGAATYPMRVVTRLTGLTADTIRVWERRYGAVRPERTQGNVRRYSSGEIRRLTLLREAVSRGHAIGEIGALPDDELEKLSSTPREDEPSESASRRGRWWPIIESYLEAVERYDLRRADEILTRTAVLTSPRELALEVVAPMLREVGDRWQHGAMSIAQEHVISGQAKSLLGTLLRAGATDAGAPRIVTAAAEAHHHELGALIAGVLASTRGVVPVHLGSDVPWSELRGAVRRAGADVLLLGFARDLERQEARRCVDELRSLADEFEVWVGAPEGHPSASADRRVRVFHDFDEVDAELAHRFSRAQS